From Bradyrhizobium symbiodeficiens, the proteins below share one genomic window:
- a CDS encoding class I SAM-dependent methyltransferase, with translation MSDTDKVFAGSIPRIYDEYLVPMIFSVYAEDIAKRVAARVPAVLLEIAAGTGAVTRAVAAALPPGVRYVATDLNEPMLAVAAQRQANDDRITWRQADAMALPFADAEFDVVCCQFGAMFFPDRVKAYGEVKRVLKPDGTFVFNVWDRIEDNVVTHEATIALAKVFPDDPPRFMVRTPHGYYDKSLIKSDLERAGFRDVSIETRSETSRAPSPEYVALALCQGTPLRSEIEARDASKLQAATDLVAETLRTLHGSGAVDGKIQAIVIEARP, from the coding sequence ATGTCCGACACTGACAAGGTTTTCGCCGGCTCGATTCCGAGAATCTACGACGAGTATCTCGTGCCGATGATCTTCTCCGTCTATGCGGAGGACATCGCGAAGCGCGTCGCCGCCCGCGTTCCCGCCGTGCTGCTGGAGATCGCCGCGGGCACCGGCGCCGTGACGCGCGCCGTGGCCGCGGCACTGCCGCCCGGCGTTCGTTATGTAGCGACCGACCTCAACGAGCCCATGCTCGCCGTTGCCGCCCAGCGCCAAGCCAACGACGATCGCATCACCTGGCGACAGGCGGACGCCATGGCCCTGCCCTTCGCTGACGCCGAGTTCGACGTGGTCTGCTGCCAATTCGGCGCGATGTTCTTTCCGGACCGCGTCAAGGCTTACGGAGAGGTCAAGCGCGTCCTGAAGCCGGATGGCACGTTCGTGTTTAACGTCTGGGACCGCATCGAGGACAATGTGGTCACCCACGAGGCGACAATCGCCCTCGCCAAGGTGTTCCCCGACGATCCGCCGCGTTTCATGGTTCGCACGCCGCACGGCTACTACGACAAGAGCCTCATCAAGAGTGATCTCGAACGCGCAGGCTTCCGCGACGTCTCGATCGAGACGCGATCCGAAACGAGCCGCGCGCCCTCTCCCGAATATGTCGCGCTCGCCCTGTGTCAGGGGACGCCGCTGCGCAGCGAGATCGAGGCGAGAGATGCCAGCAAGCTTCAGGCTGCGACCGACCTCGTTGCCGAGACGCTCCGAACCCTGCATGGATCCGGAGCGGTCGACGGCAAGATCCAGGCGATCGTGATCGAAGCGCGGCCGTAG
- a CDS encoding VOC family protein, with protein MSRIFGAVRQNGYVVRDIHAAMKHWIEVMGVGPWYYMDRVKTDWFRHRGQDSAVEMSIALANSGDLQIELIQQRNDAPSLYREFLDAGHEGLQHMSYWSHDYQALYDKAIGLGYRIGHEGQIGGDKGRFAYFDTQAHPGTVIEISDISGTKGPFFEKVRQAASNWDGTRPIREVGRARS; from the coding sequence ATGAGCCGCATCTTCGGCGCGGTGCGCCAGAACGGATATGTGGTGCGGGACATCCACGCCGCGATGAAGCACTGGATCGAGGTGATGGGTGTCGGCCCCTGGTACTACATGGACCGGGTCAAGACCGACTGGTTCCGCCATCGCGGCCAGGACTCCGCGGTCGAGATGAGCATCGCGCTCGCCAATTCCGGCGATCTCCAGATCGAGCTAATCCAGCAGCGCAACGATGCGCCCTCGCTGTACAGGGAGTTCCTCGATGCTGGCCACGAAGGCCTCCAGCACATGTCCTACTGGAGCCACGACTACCAGGCGCTCTACGACAAGGCGATCGGGCTCGGCTATCGGATCGGCCATGAGGGCCAGATCGGCGGCGACAAGGGGCGCTTTGCCTATTTCGACACCCAGGCCCATCCGGGCACGGTGATCGAGATCTCGGACATCAGCGGCACCAAGGGGCCGTTCTTCGAGAAGGTCCGGCAGGCCGCGTCGAACTGGGACGGGACGCGGCCGATCCGCGAGGTCGGCCGGGCGAGGTCGTAG
- a CDS encoding Bug family tripartite tricarboxylate transporter substrate binding protein yields MMLRTVTLSLLALLSAALPSHAEDPAVYPTHKIKMLLPYAAGGGGDVVGRLLADKMGKTLGQSIYIENHTGAAGTLGTQMVATSPNDGYTITVGGMTTHVLAPAIYPKLLYDSIKDFTTIGRVGVSSIILVATKDFAANDIKGLIAMAKKGGPVQYGSWGVGSTGQLCAEILMQQTGIKMDHVPFNGIAKLAGDLLGGHISLATLDVATATPLVKDGSIKALAACGERSPSLPDVASYGEQGVPFDRSLSWAMYAPAGLAPPVAQKLSAALKDALGDAEVKEKLLKLGITPQFVPGEEQRDINARDIVAWKQVAKDAGIEVK; encoded by the coding sequence ATGATGCTGCGCACCGTCACGCTTTCTCTTCTTGCATTGTTGTCGGCGGCCCTGCCGTCACACGCCGAGGATCCCGCCGTCTACCCCACGCATAAAATCAAGATGCTGCTGCCCTATGCGGCGGGCGGCGGGGGTGACGTAGTCGGCCGGCTGCTCGCCGACAAGATGGGCAAGACGCTCGGACAAAGCATCTACATCGAGAACCACACGGGAGCAGCAGGCACGCTCGGCACGCAGATGGTCGCGACATCGCCAAATGACGGCTACACCATCACCGTCGGCGGCATGACCACCCATGTGCTGGCGCCGGCGATCTATCCGAAACTGCTCTATGATTCGATCAAGGATTTTACGACGATCGGTCGCGTCGGCGTCTCCTCGATCATCCTGGTGGCGACCAAGGATTTTGCGGCCAACGACATCAAGGGCCTGATCGCAATGGCCAAGAAGGGCGGGCCGGTCCAGTACGGCAGCTGGGGCGTCGGCTCGACCGGCCAACTCTGCGCGGAGATCCTGATGCAGCAGACCGGCATCAAGATGGACCACGTCCCTTTCAACGGCATCGCAAAACTGGCCGGCGACCTGCTCGGCGGCCACATCTCCCTTGCGACGCTCGACGTGGCGACCGCGACGCCGCTGGTGAAGGACGGCTCGATCAAGGCGCTGGCCGCCTGCGGCGAGCGTTCGCCGAGCCTGCCCGATGTCGCCAGCTACGGGGAGCAAGGCGTGCCGTTCGACCGTAGCCTGTCCTGGGCAATGTATGCACCCGCGGGCCTGGCGCCGCCGGTTGCGCAGAAATTGTCGGCGGCGCTGAAGGACGCGCTCGGGGATGCCGAGGTCAAGGAGAAGCTGCTGAAGCTCGGCATTACGCCGCAGTTCGTCCCCGGCGAGGAACAGCGCGACATCAACGCCCGCGACATCGTAGCCTGGAAGCAGGTTGCCAAGGACGCAGGCATCGAGGTCAAGTGA
- a CDS encoding MBL fold metallo-hydrolase, with translation MRQVTIGSMRVDLVSDIPALAFEKNWLFANVTDAVIAENRSWLDHRYIEPETGRFILSHHSYLVRTPRWTAIVDTCCGNHKPRPRVPAWNNLDQPYLENLQALGVAPEQVDFVMCTHLHVDHVGWNTRLLDGRWVPTFPNARYLMGREEYRHFEVAHNSAPKNPVNHGSFEDSVLPVVAAGLAEFVETDHRLFSDRDAALRFAPAPGHTAGNMQIHLTGGHDRAVMSGDVIHHPIQCAAPWLSNAADVDPAAALATRMALLEELADTPSYLLTGHFPAPTAGRVIRHGDAYRFRFED, from the coding sequence ATGCGGCAGGTGACGATCGGCAGCATGCGGGTCGATCTCGTCAGCGATATCCCCGCGCTTGCCTTCGAGAAAAACTGGCTGTTCGCCAACGTCACCGACGCGGTGATTGCGGAGAATCGCAGCTGGCTCGATCACCGCTACATCGAGCCGGAGACCGGCCGCTTTATCCTCAGCCACCACTCCTATCTCGTGCGCACGCCGCGCTGGACCGCGATCGTCGACACCTGCTGCGGCAATCACAAGCCCCGCCCGCGAGTGCCGGCGTGGAACAACCTCGATCAACCCTACCTGGAGAACTTGCAGGCGCTGGGCGTTGCGCCCGAACAGGTCGATTTCGTGATGTGCACGCATCTGCATGTCGATCACGTCGGCTGGAACACGCGCCTCCTCGACGGCCGCTGGGTGCCGACCTTCCCCAATGCGCGCTATCTGATGGGCCGCGAAGAATACCGGCACTTCGAGGTGGCGCACAATTCCGCGCCGAAGAATCCGGTGAACCACGGCTCGTTCGAGGATTCCGTGCTGCCGGTGGTGGCGGCGGGCCTTGCCGAATTCGTCGAGACCGATCATCGCCTGTTCAGCGATCGCGACGCGGCCTTGCGCTTTGCGCCGGCACCTGGGCACACCGCCGGCAATATGCAGATCCACCTCACCGGCGGGCATGATCGTGCGGTGATGTCGGGCGACGTCATCCACCATCCGATCCAGTGCGCAGCACCTTGGCTCTCCAATGCCGCCGACGTCGATCCGGCCGCGGCGCTCGCAACGCGCATGGCGCTGCTGGAAGAACTCGCGGATACGCCGAGCTATCTGCTCACCGGCCATTTTCCGGCACCGACCGCAGGCCGCGTTATCAGGCACGGCGATGCCTACAGGTTTCGTTTCGAAGATTAG
- a CDS encoding ABC transporter substrate-binding protein, with amino-acid sequence MARFAILRAACILLPLLANSAASAQNKYDPGADDKTIKIGTTAPLSGPVSAFAQIAKSAEAYFRKVNDDGGVNGRRVQMIIADDAYSPPKTVEQTRRLVESEEVLLIFGGVGTPTNSAVHKYLNDRKVPQLFLGSGAAKWDDPKNFPWTVGWQPTYRDEAIAYAKYIKASHANAKIGVLYQNDDLGKDYLKALEEGLGSGEAIVARAAYETSAPTVDTQILQLKTAGSDVVLVAATPKFAAQAIRKIGEIGWKPTTIISNVSASISGVLEPAGKDNSTGVISSQYLKDATDPANKDDPGYREWLAFMDKYMPDANKSDWLNVYGYTIAQTLVTVLKASGNDLTRSNVMKQATTMKDVKLPMLINGTAVNNSPEHFTPMTSLQLIRFDGTRWVPFGDLLKN; translated from the coding sequence ATGGCGCGTTTTGCCATCCTTCGTGCGGCCTGCATCCTGTTGCCGCTGCTCGCAAACAGCGCCGCCTCTGCCCAAAACAAGTACGATCCCGGCGCCGACGACAAGACCATCAAGATCGGCACCACGGCGCCGCTGAGCGGCCCGGTCTCGGCCTTCGCGCAGATCGCGAAATCCGCGGAAGCCTATTTCCGGAAAGTGAACGACGACGGCGGCGTCAACGGCCGGCGCGTCCAGATGATCATCGCCGACGATGCCTACAGCCCGCCCAAGACGGTGGAGCAGACCCGGCGGCTGGTCGAGAGCGAGGAAGTGCTGCTGATCTTCGGCGGCGTCGGCACGCCGACCAACAGTGCCGTGCACAAATATCTCAACGACCGCAAGGTGCCGCAGCTGTTCCTGGGTTCGGGCGCGGCGAAGTGGGACGATCCCAAGAATTTCCCATGGACCGTCGGCTGGCAGCCGACCTATCGCGACGAGGCCATCGCTTACGCAAAATACATCAAGGCGAGCCATGCCAATGCGAAGATCGGCGTGCTCTACCAGAACGACGACCTCGGCAAGGACTATCTGAAGGCGCTGGAAGAAGGCCTCGGCAGCGGCGAAGCGATCGTCGCACGCGCAGCCTATGAGACTTCGGCCCCGACAGTCGATACCCAGATCCTGCAGTTGAAGACCGCGGGCTCCGACGTGGTTCTGGTCGCGGCAACGCCGAAATTCGCGGCGCAGGCGATCCGCAAGATCGGCGAGATCGGGTGGAAGCCGACGACGATCATCTCCAACGTCTCGGCCTCGATCAGCGGCGTGCTGGAGCCGGCCGGCAAGGACAATTCCACCGGCGTCATCTCCAGCCAATATCTGAAGGACGCCACCGATCCCGCCAACAAGGATGACCCCGGCTACCGGGAATGGCTGGCCTTCATGGACAAGTACATGCCGGACGCCAACAAGAGCGACTGGCTCAACGTCTACGGCTACACCATCGCGCAGACGCTGGTGACGGTACTGAAGGCCTCCGGCAACGACCTCACCCGCTCCAATGTGATGAAGCAGGCCACGACCATGAAGGACGTGAAGCTGCCGATGCTGATCAACGGCACGGCGGTGAACAATTCGCCCGAGCACTTTACGCCGATGACGAGCCTTCAGCTGATCCGTTTCGACGGCACGCGCTGGGTGCCGTTCGGTGACCTCCTGAAAAACTAA
- a CDS encoding TetR/AcrR family transcriptional regulator, which produces MALHTSSAAEAAAPTTRERILTEALDLFAQSGYGGASMRELARRVGIRESSLYNHFAGKAAILEAIVSEHGPASSASRLEEPRYKQLARQPAAFCRQFALDLVEQWSDPREHQFQKVITAERNRVPGIRAKFADHFYAREQSMMTDYFRGFVLAGLVKTPDPRETARLFAAGLIYIRLEHYVMGAAPSPRPKVIEAIERYLAFFLSLIAAGEDTDNKKRKPKGETRGKAAPD; this is translated from the coding sequence ATGGCTCTTCATACCTCCAGCGCGGCGGAAGCGGCTGCGCCCACGACCCGCGAGCGCATCCTCACCGAGGCGCTCGATCTGTTCGCGCAGAGTGGCTATGGCGGCGCCTCGATGCGCGAGCTGGCGCGCCGCGTCGGCATCCGCGAGAGCAGCCTCTACAATCATTTCGCCGGCAAGGCCGCGATCCTGGAAGCGATCGTCAGCGAGCACGGCCCGGCGAGTTCGGCGAGCCGGTTGGAAGAGCCGCGCTACAAGCAGCTCGCGCGCCAGCCCGCGGCGTTCTGCCGCCAGTTCGCGCTCGACCTCGTCGAGCAATGGTCCGACCCGCGCGAGCATCAATTCCAGAAGGTGATCACGGCGGAGCGTAACCGCGTGCCCGGCATCCGCGCCAAGTTCGCCGATCATTTCTACGCGCGCGAGCAGAGCATGATGACGGATTATTTCCGCGGCTTCGTGCTCGCCGGCCTGGTCAAGACGCCGGATCCGCGCGAGACCGCGCGGCTGTTCGCGGCAGGCCTGATCTACATCCGCCTCGAGCATTACGTGATGGGCGCAGCACCTTCGCCGCGGCCGAAGGTGATCGAAGCCATCGAGCGTTATCTCGCCTTCTTCCTGTCGCTGATCGCGGCAGGCGAAGATACCGACAACAAGAAACGAAAGCCCAAGGGAGAAACGCGTGGCAAGGCTGCCCCTGATTGA
- a CDS encoding carboxymuconolactone decarboxylase family protein: MARLPLIDPETTSGDIRASFDRMPVKLNIFRMMAHAEANMIPAMRLGNSILHKQKLSAVNRELLILQAAQLEGGAYEWRQHVPIAFGVGCTQGQVDAVERGEYDAAALNEAERALLNFGREVVENVRVPEATFAAARAHFSDQEIVESIVALGFYMMMARLTEATETDLDPAAGMTVYDGGKKPVG; encoded by the coding sequence GTGGCAAGGCTGCCCCTGATTGATCCGGAGACGACGAGCGGCGACATCCGCGCCTCGTTCGACCGCATGCCGGTCAAGCTCAACATCTTCCGCATGATGGCCCATGCCGAGGCCAACATGATCCCGGCGATGCGGCTCGGCAATTCGATCCTGCACAAGCAGAAGCTCTCGGCGGTCAACCGCGAGCTGCTGATCCTGCAGGCCGCCCAGTTGGAGGGCGGTGCCTATGAATGGCGCCAGCACGTGCCGATCGCGTTCGGCGTCGGCTGCACGCAAGGACAGGTCGACGCGGTCGAGCGCGGCGAGTACGACGCCGCCGCTCTGAACGAGGCCGAGCGCGCGCTGCTGAACTTCGGGCGCGAGGTGGTCGAGAACGTCCGCGTGCCCGAGGCGACCTTCGCCGCCGCTCGCGCGCATTTCAGCGACCAGGAGATCGTGGAATCGATCGTCGCGCTCGGCTTCTACATGATGATGGCACGCCTGACCGAGGCGACCGAAACCGATCTCGATCCCGCCGCCGGGATGACGGTCTATGACGGCGGCAAGAAGCCGGTTGGTTGA
- a CDS encoding SDR family NAD(P)-dependent oxidoreductase: MTAARSRLVEMAEAESKPERFVRPPSAESLGEAPGRGRLTGRRILIVGGGQRVFDAETDPIGNGRAMSILCAREGAKVAVADINHTSAQQTAKHITKEGGEAFAIAADVTSETDVQRMIEQAHRAMGGLDGMVLNIGTFGKTGLDNVSPEEWNRIYDVNVRGPMLCCRAALPKFDNGGAIVFISSIAALKAGSQMAVYDSSKAALGGLMRNIAHLGSRRGIRANLVYPGLVDTPNGREAGAGRPNRGKGHVPFGRQATAWEIAYAVLFFLSDESVYVTAQTLAVDSGLSGM; the protein is encoded by the coding sequence ATGACGGCGGCAAGAAGCCGGTTGGTTGAGATGGCGGAAGCCGAGAGCAAGCCGGAACGCTTTGTTCGTCCGCCCAGCGCGGAATCGCTCGGTGAGGCGCCGGGCAGGGGTCGCCTGACGGGCCGTCGCATCCTCATTGTCGGCGGCGGCCAGCGCGTATTCGATGCCGAAACGGATCCGATCGGCAACGGCCGCGCCATGAGCATTCTGTGCGCGCGCGAGGGGGCGAAAGTCGCGGTTGCGGATATCAACCACACCTCCGCGCAGCAGACCGCCAAGCACATCACCAAAGAAGGCGGCGAGGCTTTTGCCATCGCGGCCGATGTCACGTCGGAGACAGACGTGCAACGCATGATCGAGCAGGCGCATCGCGCTATGGGCGGCCTCGACGGCATGGTGCTGAACATCGGCACGTTCGGCAAGACCGGGCTCGACAACGTCAGTCCCGAGGAATGGAACAGGATCTACGACGTCAATGTCCGCGGGCCCATGCTGTGCTGCCGCGCCGCGCTGCCGAAATTCGACAATGGCGGCGCCATCGTCTTCATCTCCTCGATCGCCGCGCTGAAAGCGGGATCGCAGATGGCGGTATATGATTCATCGAAAGCCGCGCTTGGCGGTCTGATGCGCAACATCGCCCATCTCGGCTCGCGCCGCGGCATTCGCGCCAATCTCGTCTATCCCGGCCTCGTCGACACCCCGAACGGCCGCGAAGCGGGCGCCGGCCGCCCCAACCGCGGCAAGGGCCACGTCCCGTTCGGTCGCCAGGCCACGGCCTGGGAGATCGCCTATGCCGTGCTGTTCTTCCTGTCCGACGAAAGCGTCTACGTTACCGCGCAGACGCTCGCGGTGGATAGCGGGTTGAGTGGGATGTAG
- a CDS encoding HutD family protein — MKTTLLKSEDYTRSPWKNGGGIFTDIADAHRPGSPAKDWDSLLWRFASTPIVAPGPFSHMPGIDRLQMVVGGRGLVLRSPTQEFDEREPFTTVRFTGEMEIVTALEAGPVEVVNLMARRGAAEIALAALREPGERQLPAGTHLVYAAGGVGRVRLGGEDFAISHENTLKIELAEASTLTLVSGLVVLGSIRLVG; from the coding sequence ATGAAGACCACGCTGCTCAAATCCGAAGACTATACCCGCTCGCCCTGGAAGAACGGCGGCGGTATTTTCACCGATATCGCGGACGCGCATCGTCCGGGCAGTCCGGCGAAGGATTGGGACAGCCTGCTCTGGCGCTTTGCCTCGACGCCGATCGTGGCGCCCGGGCCGTTCTCGCACATGCCGGGCATCGACCGCCTGCAGATGGTCGTGGGCGGGCGAGGGCTGGTGCTGAGATCGCCGACGCAGGAGTTCGACGAGCGCGAACCTTTTACGACGGTGCGCTTCACCGGCGAGATGGAGATCGTGACCGCGCTCGAGGCAGGTCCGGTCGAGGTCGTGAACTTGATGGCCCGGCGCGGTGCGGCGGAGATCGCGCTTGCGGCGCTGAGGGAGCCCGGCGAGCGGCAGCTTCCCGCCGGCACGCATCTGGTCTACGCGGCGGGCGGCGTTGGCCGCGTCCGCCTCGGAGGCGAGGATTTTGCGATTTCGCACGAAAACACGCTGAAGATCGAACTCGCCGAGGCATCGACCCTGACGCTTGTTTCGGGCCTTGTCGTGCTGGGATCGATCCGGCTGGTCGGCTAG
- a CDS encoding adenylate/guanylate cyclase domain-containing protein, translating to MNVPTSINPPTMSDGVVDWLTNGTRDERFIDNIFAEMCIRLQQAGIPLKRSTFHVLIHHPQWLGARFMWADGMREAEIALVDFDVRERSEYIGSPANEMQNGATELRENLERNAALGRKHALYDEMRSKGLTDYAAWPLYHTLGKRHLITFATDRPGGFDDSHIAALKRVLPVLALVSEIRIKNRLARTLLETYVGSHASELILAGATRRGTGTTVRAAILICDLRDFTRISDNWPRDDVIDLLNDYFDAMSEPIAKHGGEILKFIGDGLLAIFPLHEPDACANLLRAVTEARQAMTALNARNNGTGRAPLNYGIGVHVGDVMYGNIGSSSRLDFTVIGPAVNMASRLEALTKQLGRTVLLSRAFAELVEPQFELEHVGQHEVRGFSDPIELFAYHG from the coding sequence ATGAACGTGCCGACAAGCATCAATCCCCCCACCATGTCCGACGGTGTCGTCGACTGGCTGACCAACGGCACGCGCGACGAGCGCTTTATCGACAACATTTTTGCCGAGATGTGCATTCGTCTGCAGCAGGCCGGCATTCCGCTGAAACGGTCGACGTTTCACGTGCTGATCCATCATCCGCAATGGCTGGGGGCCCGCTTCATGTGGGCCGATGGCATGCGCGAGGCGGAGATCGCGCTGGTCGATTTCGACGTGCGCGAGCGCTCCGAATACATCGGCAGTCCCGCCAACGAAATGCAGAACGGTGCAACCGAACTACGCGAGAATCTCGAACGCAACGCCGCGCTCGGCCGCAAGCACGCGCTCTATGACGAGATGCGGTCGAAGGGCCTGACCGACTATGCCGCCTGGCCGCTCTACCACACGCTCGGCAAGCGTCATCTCATTACCTTCGCGACCGATCGCCCCGGCGGCTTCGACGATTCGCATATCGCTGCGCTGAAGCGCGTGCTGCCGGTGCTGGCGCTGGTCAGCGAGATCCGCATCAAGAACCGCCTCGCGCGAACGCTGCTGGAGACTTATGTCGGTTCGCATGCCAGCGAGCTGATCCTGGCCGGCGCCACGCGGCGCGGCACCGGAACCACGGTGCGCGCCGCGATCCTGATCTGCGACCTGCGCGATTTCACGAGGATTTCCGACAACTGGCCGCGCGACGACGTCATCGATCTCCTCAACGATTATTTCGACGCGATGTCTGAGCCGATCGCGAAGCACGGCGGCGAGATCCTCAAATTCATCGGCGACGGCTTGCTCGCGATCTTCCCGCTTCATGAGCCCGACGCCTGCGCCAATCTGCTTCGCGCCGTAACCGAGGCACGTCAAGCCATGACCGCGCTGAATGCGCGCAACAACGGCACGGGGCGCGCGCCGCTGAATTACGGCATCGGCGTTCACGTCGGCGACGTCATGTACGGCAATATCGGATCATCCAGCCGGCTCGACTTCACCGTGATCGGTCCCGCCGTCAACATGGCCTCCCGCCTCGAAGCGCTCACCAAGCAATTGGGACGCACCGTGCTGCTGTCGCGCGCGTTCGCCGAACTTGTCGAGCCGCAATTCGAGCTGGAGCACGTCGGTCAACACGAGGTGCGCGGCTTCAGCGATCCGATCGAGCTGTTTGCCTATCACGGGTGA
- a CDS encoding DUF3551 domain-containing protein → MHRHLSIAALAAVSALTIGGACSAASARELVQDSYCLQGRQSGYPGNCEFSSYRQCMATASGTNEGCGINPMRAYAPLRQTQRVR, encoded by the coding sequence ATGCATCGTCATTTGTCCATCGCGGCTCTTGCCGCCGTTTCCGCACTCACGATCGGCGGAGCCTGCTCTGCCGCGTCCGCAAGAGAGCTCGTGCAGGACAGCTACTGCCTGCAGGGACGCCAGTCCGGCTATCCCGGCAACTGTGAGTTCTCCAGCTATCGACAGTGCATGGCCACTGCGAGCGGCACCAATGAGGGCTGCGGTATCAATCCGATGAGAGCCTACGCACCGCTACGCCAGACGCAACGCGTCCGGTAA